A window of Formosa sp. Hel1_31_208 contains these coding sequences:
- a CDS encoding M56 family metallopeptidase, which translates to MDYLLKASAILIIFYVCYQLFLQRETFFQSNRLFLLSGLILACCLPFIVIPQYIEYTPIDTSSFVMSSNELAIQKGTPYDYVQLLPWFYITGACFFFGKLIIEFLSLRRILIHSEASASGTYKILKTEEQVAPFSFFNRIVFNPKQFQEEELTHVLTHEKVHVKQLHSIDTIFAQLACLLFWFNPVVWLYKKALQQNLEFIADHEAQYVSQCEKSYQTVLLKASAKNHQLAFTTNFHTSLIKKRIVMLHKSKSKQFNKIKLLLILPFLAVFMMSFNTETIYIPVPDEVPKKQEVTSESQDNLNIMFNKDNTDDYLALTKTQLLKKGITFNYKGLIRNSKNEITAINVTFESKVNSTAYEVSGVEPIKPFSFKSDGTSFGVSTMDSNTFVYKTEDGTMKVQSSGGHVYVIEDVDEEDTNDSDSGTLKIIKKHSLDSVHFKTIQGKTTWISKDGTKTNINASENGSANFIITKTDEPIFIINGSAVDKSIFENVDSDNIKSINVLKGKSASELYGEKGKNGVIIMSIKDGQNTFINKDKSKGIILNSNNVRIKSDGTEPLFIIDGKVINKDQMESINPDKIHSIDVLKDKNAIKAYGEKGQNGVVIINTKEAINGNSNQDIIIEVQEDSPWKIDTETVVTGVYFVGDPDDTHPTAEFVISKNSTDAFLDRQKKELKKFGIDAKFSKVRRNKAGEITSIKISLDDNQGRKSSASWKEKDQAIPDIVMGKSKDDKLFVRAIGY; encoded by the coding sequence ATGGATTATTTATTGAAAGCATCCGCCATACTGATCATTTTTTATGTTTGCTATCAGTTATTTTTACAACGAGAAACGTTTTTTCAAAGCAATCGTTTGTTTTTATTATCTGGGCTCATCTTAGCATGCTGTCTTCCATTCATTGTTATTCCTCAATATATTGAATACACCCCAATTGATACCTCTTCTTTTGTGATGTCTTCAAACGAACTTGCAATACAAAAAGGGACACCATATGATTATGTGCAATTATTGCCCTGGTTTTATATAACAGGAGCTTGTTTTTTCTTCGGAAAACTGATTATTGAGTTTCTGTCTTTACGGCGGATATTAATTCACAGTGAAGCAAGTGCTTCTGGGACTTACAAAATTTTAAAAACTGAAGAGCAGGTAGCACCCTTTTCGTTCTTTAATCGTATTGTTTTTAATCCGAAACAATTTCAGGAAGAAGAATTAACACATGTGCTCACCCATGAGAAAGTACATGTCAAGCAATTGCATTCTATTGATACGATATTTGCGCAACTTGCATGCCTCCTATTTTGGTTTAATCCAGTTGTATGGCTATACAAGAAAGCACTCCAACAAAACTTAGAATTCATCGCAGACCATGAGGCACAATATGTATCGCAATGTGAAAAAAGCTATCAGACCGTCTTATTAAAAGCTAGTGCGAAAAATCATCAATTAGCGTTCACAACTAATTTTCACACATCATTAATTAAAAAACGAATCGTTATGTTACACAAATCAAAATCAAAACAGTTCAACAAAATCAAACTCTTATTAATACTGCCTTTCTTAGCAGTATTTATGATGAGTTTCAATACCGAAACTATTTATATTCCAGTGCCTGATGAAGTTCCAAAGAAGCAAGAAGTCACAAGTGAGTCTCAAGATAATTTAAACATCATGTTTAATAAAGATAACACCGATGATTATTTAGCGCTTACCAAAACACAATTATTGAAAAAAGGCATCACATTCAATTACAAAGGTTTAATACGCAACAGTAAAAATGAAATTACAGCGATCAATGTGACCTTTGAATCAAAAGTTAACAGTACGGCATACGAGGTGAGCGGAGTTGAGCCTATTAAACCTTTTTCATTTAAAAGTGACGGCACCTCATTTGGTGTGAGCACTATGGACAGTAATACTTTCGTATACAAAACTGAAGACGGAACAATGAAAGTACAATCTTCAGGTGGCCATGTTTATGTAATAGAAGACGTCGACGAAGAAGACACAAATGATAGCGATTCAGGAACTTTGAAAATTATAAAAAAACACAGTTTAGACTCTGTTCATTTTAAAACAATACAAGGTAAAACTACTTGGATTAGTAAAGATGGTACAAAAACAAATATCAATGCTTCGGAAAATGGCAGCGCTAATTTTATCATCACAAAAACTGACGAACCTATTTTTATCATTAACGGGAGCGCTGTTGACAAGTCTATTTTCGAAAACGTAGATTCAGACAATATTAAATCTATTAACGTATTAAAAGGAAAATCGGCATCGGAACTATATGGAGAGAAAGGGAAAAATGGTGTGATTATTATGAGTATTAAGGACGGTCAAAATACATTTATAAACAAAGATAAGAGTAAAGGAATTATTCTAAATTCTAATAATGTGAGAATTAAATCGGATGGGACAGAACCCTTATTTATTATTGATGGTAAAGTCATCAATAAAGACCAAATGGAATCTATAAATCCGGATAAGATTCATAGCATTGATGTCCTGAAAGACAAAAACGCTATAAAAGCTTATGGTGAAAAAGGTCAAAATGGTGTTGTCATAATCAATACTAAAGAAGCCATAAACGGGAATTCTAATCAAGATATTATCATTGAGGTACAAGAAGACAGTCCATGGAAAATTGACACAGAAACAGTAGTTACTGGGGTTTATTTTGTCGGTGATCCAGACGATACTCATCCAACTGCTGAATTCGTGATTTCTAAAAATTCTACTGACGCCTTTTTAGACCGACAAAAAAAGGAACTCAAAAAATTTGGTATCGATGCTAAATTTAGCAAGGTACGTAGAAACAAAGCTGGAGAAATCACCAGTATCAAAATTTCACTTGATGATAACCAAGGACGCAAGTCTAGTGCCAGCTGGAAAGAAAAAGACCAAGCCATTCCAGATATTGTGATGGGCAAATCTAAAGACGACAAACTCTTTGTTAGAGCTATAGGTTACTAA
- a CDS encoding SsrA-binding protein, producing MTQRFFKGLAKLNKILLPSYSKQQLDLSKASKLQMAIIGWRVYITKRALG from the coding sequence ATGACTCAACGATTCTTTAAGGGCCTTGCCAAACTCAATAAAATACTCTTACCCAGTTATTCCAAACAACAGTTAGACCTTAGTAAAGCCAGTAAACTCCAAATGGCAATCATTGGCTGGAGAGTATATATAACGAAGCGCGCTTTAGGGTAA
- a CDS encoding DUF6691 family protein yields MKNLKFLIVGIIFGIVLVKSEAVSWYRIYEMFKFESFHMYGIIGSAVITGVLLLLLSKQIQLNNIEGSLMRVPLKDRGFTRYILGGSIFGLGWALSGACPGPMYILVGTGAVSMLIVILAAIFGTYIYGLLKGKLPH; encoded by the coding sequence ATGAAAAACTTAAAATTTTTAATCGTCGGAATCATCTTTGGAATTGTTCTAGTAAAATCAGAAGCTGTGTCGTGGTATCGTATTTATGAAATGTTTAAATTTGAGTCGTTTCATATGTATGGTATAATTGGTAGCGCTGTCATTACCGGTGTTTTACTATTGTTACTTTCAAAACAAATACAACTCAATAACATAGAAGGCTCCCTTATGCGAGTACCACTAAAAGATAGGGGTTTTACGCGATATATCCTTGGTGGTAGTATTTTTGGTTTAGGCTGGGCTTTATCTGGTGCTTGTCCTGGCCCAATGTATATTCTAGTTGGTACAGGAGCAGTTTCTATGCTCATTGTAATTCTTGCAGCCATTTTTGGAACCTACATTTATGGATTACTTAAAGGAAAATTACCGCATTAA
- a CDS encoding calcium/sodium antiporter → MSIVWIILGLILLVIGGEFLVRSSVALSFKLKISKMVIGMTVVSFATSAPELLVSLNAALTGSPAIALNNVIGSNIANIGLVLGITALVGTIAVDRSFYRLNWPVMMLFSIVLYYFLYNDNQLVPFEGLVLFSFLVAFLIVLIKAAKKEVIPEEVDESLAVVSNFKIALWLLIGAAALYFGSEWLVAGAKDLAQTLGVSDAVIAATVIAIGTSVPELAASVIAAAKKEKALSLGNLIGSNIFNIGSVLGLTSMIKTIPVTEASILSRDIFWMLAFSALLIPLILIPAKHRISRYKGFLLVTAYAIFIILAFKV, encoded by the coding sequence ATGAGTATAGTTTGGATCATCTTAGGATTAATTTTATTGGTAATAGGAGGTGAGTTCTTAGTGCGGTCTTCGGTTGCACTTTCATTTAAGCTAAAGATTTCAAAAATGGTTATAGGTATGACTGTGGTGAGTTTTGCAACTTCAGCTCCGGAATTACTTGTGAGTTTGAATGCAGCCTTAACAGGTTCTCCAGCTATTGCTTTGAATAATGTAATAGGATCTAATATTGCTAATATTGGATTGGTTTTAGGAATCACGGCATTAGTTGGTACTATTGCTGTAGATCGATCATTTTATCGATTGAATTGGCCAGTGATGATGCTCTTTTCAATCGTTTTGTATTATTTTTTATATAATGATAATCAGTTAGTGCCATTTGAAGGATTAGTGTTATTTTCTTTTCTCGTCGCATTTTTAATTGTTTTGATTAAAGCTGCTAAGAAAGAAGTTATTCCAGAGGAGGTTGACGAAAGTCTAGCGGTAGTCTCAAATTTCAAAATAGCCTTGTGGTTATTAATAGGAGCAGCAGCCTTATACTTTGGGTCAGAATGGTTGGTTGCAGGAGCTAAAGATTTAGCACAAACATTAGGTGTTAGTGACGCTGTTATAGCGGCAACGGTAATCGCTATTGGGACTAGTGTTCCTGAATTGGCGGCTTCTGTAATCGCGGCAGCAAAAAAAGAGAAAGCCTTATCCTTAGGGAATCTAATTGGTTCGAATATCTTTAATATTGGTTCTGTATTAGGTTTAACGTCAATGATAAAGACTATACCAGTCACAGAGGCTTCAATTTTGAGTCGAGATATTTTTTGGATGCTGGCTTTTTCGGCCCTCTTAATTCCATTAATCCTAATACCTGCAAAACATCGAATTTCTAGATATAAAGGTTTTCTGTTAGTAACAGCCTATGCAATATTTATAATTTTAGCGTTTAAGGTGTAA
- a CDS encoding rhodanese-like domain-containing protein — translation MIIEQIYTNCLAQGAYYIESNGEVAIIDPLRETQSYIDKANKNKAKIKYIFETHFHADFVSGHVDLAKKTGATIVYGPGAETSYDIHSAKDNEVFQLGNISIKALHTPGHTLESTTYLLIDENGKNHAIFSGDTLFLGDVGRPDLAIKSDLTKEDLASMLFDSLRNKIMPLADDVIVYPAHGAGSACGKNLSKETVGTIGDQKRTNYALRADMTRAEFVEEVLDGIAPPPQYFAKNAMLNKTGYDTFESVLETGNIALSPEDFEALANHEEALVLDVRPQSEFIKSHIPNSIFIGLNGQFAPWVGALITDIKQPILLVTPEGKSAEAVTRLSRVGYDHTLGYLKGGIDGWLKAGKEVDTLESISAEEFAKHTNISELNILDVRKDGEYKSMHLDNAQHFALDFINEKMNEVSRDNTYYIYCAGGYRSVIAASILKSRGFHNLIDIAGGFGAIKKTDLPTTDFVCPSTL, via the coding sequence ATGATAATTGAACAAATATATACAAACTGTTTAGCGCAAGGCGCTTATTATATAGAGTCTAATGGGGAGGTTGCTATCATAGACCCGCTGCGTGAGACACAATCTTATATTGACAAAGCCAATAAAAATAAGGCAAAGATTAAATACATTTTTGAAACACATTTTCATGCCGATTTCGTTTCAGGTCATGTAGATTTGGCAAAGAAAACAGGTGCCACTATTGTTTATGGTCCTGGAGCAGAAACGAGCTACGACATTCATTCTGCGAAGGATAATGAAGTATTTCAATTAGGAAATATTAGCATAAAAGCACTTCATACGCCTGGCCATACTTTAGAATCGACGACATATTTACTCATTGACGAGAACGGAAAAAATCATGCAATCTTTTCAGGAGACACCCTTTTTCTTGGAGATGTAGGCCGCCCTGATCTCGCTATTAAATCTGATTTGACCAAAGAAGATTTAGCAAGCATGTTATTCGATTCGCTTCGAAATAAAATAATGCCATTAGCAGATGATGTGATTGTTTATCCTGCACATGGAGCAGGTTCAGCCTGTGGTAAAAATCTAAGCAAAGAAACCGTAGGAACGATTGGAGATCAAAAACGAACGAACTATGCGCTTAGAGCGGACATGACAAGAGCTGAATTTGTTGAAGAAGTTTTGGATGGTATTGCTCCTCCTCCACAATATTTTGCTAAAAATGCCATGCTAAATAAAACAGGATATGATACTTTTGAATCGGTTTTAGAAACTGGCAATATTGCCTTATCACCTGAAGATTTTGAAGCTTTAGCTAATCATGAAGAAGCATTAGTTTTAGATGTTCGTCCACAAAGCGAGTTCATTAAAAGTCATATTCCAAATTCGATTTTCATCGGACTTAACGGGCAATTTGCTCCTTGGGTTGGTGCTTTAATTACCGATATCAAGCAACCTATATTATTAGTCACTCCTGAAGGAAAAAGCGCAGAAGCAGTCACCAGATTATCTAGAGTGGGTTATGATCATACCTTAGGATATTTAAAAGGTGGAATTGACGGATGGCTCAAGGCAGGAAAAGAGGTTGACACATTAGAATCCATATCTGCAGAAGAATTTGCCAAACACACCAACATTAGTGAGCTAAATATTCTTGATGTAAGAAAGGATGGTGAATATAAAAGTATGCACCTGGATAACGCTCAACATTTTGCATTGGACTTTATAAATGAAAAAATGAATGAGGTCTCTAGAGATAATACCTATTACATATATTGCGCTGGTGGTTACAGAAGTGTAATCGCCGCTTCTATATTAAAATCAAGAGGTTTTCACAACCTCATCGATATTGCAGGTGGCTTCGGTGCGATTAAAAAAACAGATTTACCAACTACAGATTTCGTTTGTCCCTCAACACTATAA
- the prmA gene encoding 50S ribosomal protein L11 methyltransferase — protein MSNTIYIGYYFKVKPLQPAVEILIAELGYAGFESFVETEEGVTAYIQQQDWHSGILDEIHILNSKEFDITFTFENIEQTNWNAEWEKNFNPIVVDDQCSVRAPFHEIPNTIYDIIIEPKMSFGTGHHETTHMMIQYILNNDFKEKAVLDMGCGTGVLAILAEMKGAKPIDAIDYDNWCYINSLENIERNKCEHITVLEGDASLLPGRFYDIIIANINRNILLKDLVTYVNALNLNGLLFLSGFYNDDIPIIKAECIKLKLKHVETIERNNWVALKFEN, from the coding sequence ATGTCAAACACTATTTATATAGGGTATTACTTCAAAGTAAAGCCCTTGCAGCCTGCTGTGGAAATTTTAATAGCAGAACTAGGATACGCAGGATTTGAAAGTTTTGTTGAAACCGAAGAAGGGGTGACAGCTTATATTCAACAGCAGGATTGGCACTCAGGTATCTTAGATGAGATTCATATTTTAAACTCCAAAGAGTTTGATATTACATTTACTTTCGAAAACATAGAGCAAACCAACTGGAATGCAGAATGGGAAAAGAATTTCAACCCTATTGTTGTCGACGATCAATGTTCTGTTCGTGCACCTTTTCACGAGATACCAAATACTATTTATGATATTATTATTGAGCCTAAAATGAGTTTTGGTACAGGGCATCACGAGACAACGCATATGATGATTCAATATATTCTCAATAATGATTTTAAAGAAAAAGCAGTTTTAGATATGGGCTGCGGTACAGGGGTTTTGGCTATACTTGCAGAAATGAAAGGTGCTAAGCCAATAGATGCCATAGATTATGATAATTGGTGCTACATTAATAGTCTCGAGAATATAGAACGAAACAAATGCGAGCATATTACCGTTTTAGAAGGAGATGCTAGTCTTTTGCCAGGACGATTCTATGATATCATTATCGCAAATATTAATAGAAATATTCTTCTCAAAGATCTGGTAACCTATGTAAATGCGCTTAACCTAAACGGTTTGTTGTTTCTCAGTGGATTTTATAATGATGATATTCCGATTATTAAAGCAGAATGTATAAAGCTCAAGCTAAAACATGTGGAAACTATTGAACGAAATAATTGGGTGGCATTAAAGTTTGAGAACTAG
- a CDS encoding YeeE/YedE family protein, with product MEYILAPWPWYVSGPLIALIMFIIVYFGKTFGMSSNLRTLCTIGGAGKKIKFFDFDWRTQLWNLSIVVGAVIGGFIAHFYLSSPTNIDLNPDTIKTLSSLGFDNAGQTLLPPELFNWDAVLSIKGMAILVIGGFLVGFGTRYAGGCTSGHAITGLSSLQLPSLIAVIGFFIGGLIMIHLLFPLIFS from the coding sequence ATGGAATATATTTTAGCGCCTTGGCCTTGGTATGTTAGCGGTCCTTTGATTGCACTCATAATGTTCATCATTGTCTATTTCGGAAAAACCTTTGGGATGTCTTCTAACTTAAGAACACTTTGTACCATTGGCGGTGCTGGAAAAAAAATAAAATTCTTTGATTTTGACTGGCGAACACAACTATGGAACCTCTCGATAGTAGTAGGTGCTGTTATAGGTGGCTTTATTGCGCACTTCTATTTGTCATCACCTACAAATATTGACTTAAATCCGGATACAATCAAAACCTTAAGTTCATTAGGATTTGACAATGCAGGACAAACATTGTTACCACCAGAATTATTTAATTGGGACGCTGTACTCAGTATTAAAGGAATGGCTATATTAGTTATTGGTGGTTTTTTAGTAGGTTTTGGAACTCGCTATGCAGGTGGGTGTACTTCTGGACATGCGATTACTGGTTTGAGCAGTTTACAATTGCCATCTCTTATTGCCGTTATTGGATTCTTTATTGGCGGACTTATAATGATTCATTTATTATTCCCTTTAATTTTTAGTTAA
- a CDS encoding endonuclease, whose protein sequence is MKKSLFYFISICFMQLGFAQVVINELDCDTPGVDTMEFIELLSETPNYPLDGFVLVFFNGSASGMNSSYFTVDLDGFITDINGLFLIGSNSVSPVPQFLISENVFQNGADAVAIYQANDIDFPEDTVATIDNLVDVLLYDTGEPNDDDMIAIFSQDPRFTNIQQINEGPNNNTNSIQRFVDMDDNVTYVSTVPTPRQLNDGSGIVLNGITMSIAQTQYNEGGNFDITFTSETPVVGDLNFNILLDNNGFNSSDFTGDTALTIPNNQTTTSTTITLIDDSDDEGDEVTKIRFENLPIEYLALNNNLAIRIVDNDFTVANFGTPLNPTFGNVTSTQPGSYYNTLDGLADTALRQALQDIIAEEGVVRTQTYADVNSILAEADQNPLNSNEVWLLYTEQGRPKLDLQTGSNNVGKWNREHTYPRSRGGFDAIEEDEIADGIDIFWNTTADSLRHGYSDAHALRAADGPENSSRNNKHYGDPNMGAYNGPVATAGSFYGDVARSVLYMEIRYNGLQVVNGYPENGPGELGDLATLLDWHRNDPPDDYEMNRNNVVYTWQFNRNPFIDQPDLVEYIWGNNVGQTWDQQLSISDFDLNNIIVYPNPTQNSISIKGLQSEALVAVFSMEGRAIKTLKANPNTNLDLNLSSGLYLLQITSGNKATIKKLAVK, encoded by the coding sequence ATGAAAAAATCGCTATTCTATTTCATTTCCATATGTTTTATGCAACTCGGTTTCGCACAAGTTGTGATCAACGAATTAGATTGTGACACACCCGGAGTTGATACTATGGAATTCATCGAACTCTTAAGTGAAACTCCTAATTATCCATTGGATGGTTTTGTGCTCGTTTTTTTTAATGGCTCCGCCTCTGGAATGAACTCAAGTTACTTCACTGTCGATCTCGACGGTTTTATAACCGATATCAATGGCTTATTTCTCATTGGTAGTAATTCGGTAAGTCCGGTACCACAATTCTTGATTTCAGAAAATGTTTTTCAAAATGGAGCAGATGCTGTTGCAATTTATCAAGCTAATGATATTGATTTTCCTGAAGATACTGTTGCAACTATAGATAATCTTGTTGATGTATTACTTTATGATACTGGAGAACCAAATGATGATGATATGATTGCCATATTTAGTCAAGATCCGCGATTTACAAATATTCAGCAAATTAATGAAGGTCCTAATAATAATACAAATTCCATTCAACGTTTTGTAGATATGGATGATAATGTGACGTATGTTAGCACAGTGCCAACACCAAGACAGCTTAATGATGGTAGTGGGATAGTACTTAATGGTATTACTATGAGTATTGCGCAAACACAATATAATGAGGGCGGTAATTTTGATATTACCTTTACTTCGGAAACTCCTGTCGTTGGGGATCTAAACTTTAATATTTTACTAGATAATAATGGTTTTAATTCGTCAGATTTTACAGGAGACACGGCTCTTACAATTCCCAATAATCAAACTACAACATCCACTACGATAACACTTATTGATGATTCTGATGATGAAGGTGATGAAGTCACCAAGATTCGATTTGAGAATTTACCGATAGAGTACTTGGCTTTAAATAATAATTTGGCAATCCGAATCGTAGATAATGATTTTACCGTAGCTAATTTTGGGACACCTCTTAATCCTACCTTCGGAAATGTGACAAGCACGCAACCTGGGAGCTATTATAATACTTTAGATGGCTTGGCAGATACGGCATTGCGGCAAGCTTTACAAGATATTATTGCTGAAGAAGGTGTGGTAAGAACACAAACTTATGCTGACGTTAATAGTATTTTAGCTGAAGCAGATCAAAATCCGTTGAATAGTAATGAAGTGTGGCTTTTATATACCGAACAAGGACGTCCAAAATTAGATTTGCAAACGGGATCTAATAATGTTGGTAAATGGAATCGTGAGCACACCTATCCAAGATCACGAGGCGGTTTTGATGCTATAGAAGAAGATGAAATTGCAGATGGTATTGACATTTTTTGGAATACGACAGCAGATTCACTTCGACATGGATACTCTGATGCTCATGCGCTTCGTGCTGCCGATGGTCCGGAAAATAGTTCACGAAATAATAAACATTACGGAGATCCAAATATGGGTGCATATAATGGACCAGTAGCTACAGCTGGAAGCTTCTATGGAGATGTTGCCAGAAGCGTATTGTATATGGAAATTAGATATAATGGCTTACAGGTAGTTAATGGTTATCCGGAAAATGGTCCAGGAGAATTGGGTGACCTAGCAACCTTGTTAGATTGGCACAGAAATGATCCACCAGATGATTACGAAATGAATCGTAATAACGTAGTCTATACATGGCAATTCAATCGGAATCCTTTTATTGATCAACCTGATCTTGTAGAGTATATTTGGGGAAATAATGTTGGCCAAACTTGGGATCAACAATTGAGTATTTCAGATTTTGATTTAAATAATATTATTGTCTATCCTAATCCCACTCAAAACAGTATTTCAATTAAAGGATTACAAAGCGAAGCTCTTGTAGCCGTATTTTCTATGGAAGGTAGAGCCATAAAAACCCTAAAAGCTAATCCTAACACCAATTTAGATTTAAACCTTAGTAGCGGACTTTATTTACTGCAGATTACTTCGGGTAACAAAGCAACAATTAAAAAGTTAGCTGTTAAATAA
- a CDS encoding ATP-dependent Clp protease adaptor ClpS: MSAKEKIQEQHQEDTLEQSLNEIVLYNDDVNTFDHVIDTLIYACDHTVEQAEQCSILVHYKGQCVVKTGEYKELEPRCSMLLEAGLSAEII; this comes from the coding sequence ATGAGTGCAAAAGAAAAAATACAAGAACAACATCAAGAGGATACCTTGGAACAATCTTTAAACGAGATTGTGTTATATAATGATGACGTGAACACCTTTGATCATGTCATTGATACTCTTATCTATGCCTGTGATCATACAGTAGAACAAGCAGAACAATGCTCAATATTAGTGCATTATAAAGGACAATGTGTTGTAAAAACAGGTGAATATAAAGAATTAGAGCCACGCTGTTCAATGCTTCTTGAAGCAGGATTGAGTGCAGAAATCATTTAG
- a CDS encoding BlaI/MecI/CopY family transcriptional regulator, with amino-acid sequence MEKLTNKEEEIMHILWKLEKAFVKDVLAEIAGDKPHYNTLSTIIRHLEEKGYVSYNAYGKTHQYFPIVSKEAYKKRFMNTAIENYFNNSYKNVVSFFATEEKISIEELKEIIAIIEQKN; translated from the coding sequence ATGGAAAAGCTTACAAATAAAGAAGAAGAGATCATGCACATCTTATGGAAGCTAGAAAAGGCTTTCGTAAAAGATGTTTTAGCTGAAATCGCAGGGGACAAACCCCATTACAACACGCTTTCAACCATCATCAGACATCTTGAAGAAAAGGGCTATGTGAGCTATAACGCCTATGGCAAAACGCACCAATACTTCCCTATTGTTAGTAAAGAAGCTTATAAAAAACGTTTTATGAATACAGCTATTGAAAACTATTTCAATAACTCCTATAAAAATGTGGTGTCTTTCTTTGCTACAGAAGAAAAAATTAGCATCGAAGAGCTCAAAGAAATTATCGCTATAATCGAACAAAAGAATTAG
- a CDS encoding heavy-metal-associated domain-containing protein — MKQTILNIQNLKCGGCANTIITRMETLEGVTEVIVNNDTHTVGFKYNTDNQLETAIALLSTLGYPVEGASNPLTKKAKSFVSCAVGRIKS, encoded by the coding sequence ATGAAACAAACCATTTTAAATATTCAAAATCTGAAGTGCGGTGGATGCGCAAATACAATAATAACTCGAATGGAAACACTAGAAGGTGTTACTGAAGTCATTGTTAACAATGACACGCATACCGTTGGCTTCAAGTATAATACAGACAATCAACTTGAAACTGCCATTGCATTATTATCAACATTAGGATATCCTGTTGAGGGCGCATCAAATCCTTTAACTAAAAAAGCAAAGTCTTTTGTAAGTTGCGCTGTGGGAAGAATAAAGAGCTAA
- a CDS encoding M57 family metalloprotease — MKKIKFLTLAALCLIFSFQSCEKESVTEDMSNLDEDIIINMNNLENRTLVTDPDLLNSIRTLDIDVGLVSIGDFHLPDGSIEERIYVGSDIVFTRDELDALTGIGSGLNRQYRTFNLVTGNNQTINILGYTGGSQALSSKARTALTRAVANYNNISNMTLDFNLTFGTNYQAADMVVYDNSINNSGNGGVAGFPNSNGEPNKFVQIYGIEQFSTNVNEHVITHEIGHSVGFRHSDWFDRLSCPSSSQGNEGSGSDGAEHISGTPTGRDLTSVMQACFSTSVSGNFNGNDITALGSMYPASPSGPCDGVSEWQSGVSYSIGERVTYFGNLYERVSGGWTLIGPCN, encoded by the coding sequence ATGAAAAAAATCAAATTTTTGACCCTAGCTGCTCTATGCCTAATCTTTTCTTTCCAATCTTGCGAAAAAGAAAGCGTCACAGAGGACATGTCTAATCTAGACGAGGACATAATTATTAATATGAACAATTTAGAGAATAGAACTCTAGTAACTGACCCTGATTTATTGAATTCTATTCGAACTTTAGATATTGATGTAGGATTAGTTTCTATAGGAGATTTCCATTTACCAGATGGATCAATTGAAGAACGAATTTATGTTGGTAGTGATATTGTTTTTACTAGAGATGAACTAGATGCGTTAACAGGTATAGGTTCTGGTTTAAATCGTCAATATAGAACATTTAATTTGGTAACAGGAAATAATCAAACTATAAATATCTTAGGATATACGGGAGGAAGTCAAGCATTATCTAGTAAAGCGCGAACTGCTTTAACTAGAGCAGTTGCTAATTATAATAACATTAGTAACATGACACTTGATTTTAATTTAACGTTTGGAACTAATTACCAAGCAGCAGATATGGTGGTATATGATAATTCTATAAATAATTCAGGAAATGGAGGTGTTGCTGGTTTTCCAAACTCAAATGGAGAACCAAATAAGTTTGTTCAGATTTATGGAATAGAGCAATTTTCAACTAACGTCAATGAGCATGTAATTACACATGAGATAGGGCACTCTGTTGGTTTTCGTCATTCAGATTGGTTCGATCGTTTAAGTTGTCCTTCATCTAGCCAAGGAAATGAAGGATCAGGATCAGATGGTGCTGAGCACATATCTGGAACTCCAACAGGAAGAGATTTAACGTCTGTCATGCAAGCTTGTTTTTCTACAAGTGTAAGCGGTAATTTTAATGGGAATGATATTACAGCTTTAGGTTCCATGTATCCAGCAAGTCCATCTGGTCCTTGTGATGGTGTTTCTGAATGGCAAAGTGGCGTAAGTTATAGTATTGGTGAACGTGTTACTTATTTTGGGAACCTTTACGAACGTGTTAGTGGTGGTTGGACTTTAATAGGGCCATGTAACTAA